The Glycine soja cultivar W05 chromosome 9, ASM419377v2, whole genome shotgun sequence sequence AGCGAGCAGCACCTTGTATAGGTTGGGCGGAGCTTGAAGAAGCGAGCCCCTATCAGAGAAAGCCATTGTGCGCTAGCCTAGCTAGCTAGCGTTTTTCAGCTGGTTGTTATGTTAGTTGTAGCGTGCCTTCCCTCCTTCTCTCACTTCGGAAAGATTTCACAGTATTTTCTTTGGATGACCTGGTCGAGAGAGTACGATACATCGGTGTAAAAGATGGAGTGGGATCTGTGAGGTTGGTTATAGTAAGGCCTGGTAACTCACCATACCGTTTTTCTTTGACAATCCTTTCAAATTGCTTGAAGAATTGGTTGATGTTCAAATTAGGCCTTATGCAACTCTTTATATATGAATTAATGCTTTCACTTAGTTGTGTACTACGCATACCAAGTGTAAAAGCATACTTCATATAACATGCTGCCCATTTCTCTTTGATTTGGTAGGTGGAGTTCAACCACGTGTTTTCTTCTACATTGTATTTCAATAATAAGGTTCTCCATGAGGCTTCAAAATTAGTTTCTTCCTCATTATCATACATACACTTCTTTAAATCAGATAAGAAATTTGATCCATCTTTCATTAAATTGCCAAGATGTTTGATTCCATTTTTCATTATATGCCACGTGCACAAACCATGCTTTGTCTCTAGTATAACCTCCTGCAATGCTCTTGACATGGCTTGGTCTTGATCAGTGAAAATAGTTTGTGGTCTTTTTTTGCTATGTGTCTGCAAAAATGTTTCAAGAAGCCATTTAAAGGATTCAACTGTCTCATCATACAATAATGCAGCCCCAAATATCACCCCTCCTCTATAATGGTTAAAGCCCGAGAAAATTGCAAGGGGTCGATGATCTCCATTTGTACAATAAGTGGTATCCAAAGAAATCTCATCACCAAAGCATTGATAGTCAAATAACATTCTTGCATCGGCCCAAAAGATATTTGTTATTTGCTCTTCTGAATCAATTTGGTATGCATGAAAAAATGAGGGATTATCTATGAGTTGTTGTTGGAAATATTGTAGCAAACACCCAGCTTCACCATAAGCCATATCTCGCCGCCTCTTAGAATTCAAATAATTCTTTGCATCTTGTCTGGTATACCCTAGATTCTCTCTACCTCCTACATATTTACTCATCAAATCAAATGAGGTTTTTTGTTGAATCCCTACATCTTCTGCCACTTCAAGTTCATATGCT is a genomic window containing:
- the LOC114368148 gene encoding protein FAR1-RELATED SEQUENCE 5-like gives rise to the protein MDPKELTIKLGLEFNSLEEAYLFWTDHGGMKGFGVRKKNSSKSKKDGSITHYKYVCCKEGVRQYNKRFNEKYKVIEFFDDHNHPLHPPETVHMLACQRRITENQAYELEVAEDVGIQQKTSFDLMSKYVGGRENLGYTRQDAKNYLNSKRRRDMAYGEAGCLLQYFQQQLIDNPSFFHAYQIDSEEQITNIFWADARMLFDYQCFGDEISLDTTYCTNGDHRPLAIFSGFNHYRGGVIFGAALLYDETVESFKWLLETFLQTHSKKRPQTIFTDQDQAMSRALQEVILETKHGLCTWHIMKNGIKHLGNLMKDGSNFLSDLKKCMYDNEEETNFEASWRTLLLKYNVEENTWLNSTYQIKEKWAACYMKYAFTLGMRSTQLSESINSYIKSCIRPNLNINQFFKQFERIVKEKRYGELPGLTITNLTDPTPSFTPMYRTLSTRSSKENTVKSFRSERRREGTLQLT